In Erigeron canadensis isolate Cc75 chromosome 6, C_canadensis_v1, whole genome shotgun sequence, the following are encoded in one genomic region:
- the LOC122605047 gene encoding F-box protein At5g39450 isoform X3: MISDNKICGSKLLVALPDDIFAVVTRSLTPKDVFNLSICCRSLYALASSDKVWLIQCELLGVIPNKDLIEWRKGVHSYRSLCRFLVNVQPLIGIWVHQNPELGNVVYVMPGFISVVGCRIIPQELGPLGIEQGPILWSPVFEIIGDVDGSSVFLLHGRERETNYFYPGSLKGVDRSCNVLLLEVEPRKLTDGGKLVHSKSFVGIPNPMDREFSRKICPSEPGVSKSQRINGQKPPVPFSRLAFSDRRKLIETVTSQIRVDMSQPADGLSFPCSEGEDSSRFCERRSRLMQMYKCDPRESNLGEVRKFLDDSQHQYRIQSSKKKSFVGYFRDSFKQIIGKSSSINGSREHSRSSSSSENSKYVQFQEFLRSGDTIGLTLHASTARLSSYRAWPNMHDSKFALYKLPEQEPIIGQEYAGLWGGTFGWPPGRSSADKPGKALFFLLLSYAESSLGQQVLIGTKILEGTHYVLHPNGSAMFIANINEPSAEPFPWDCDGESNCLDLKEAFSGEGISNGYGFRYPGSKPGSLFVFEDGMLVFMWKESRAVLTLQRVNLQDMLKKGERVPPLPPIANFSYLTKSYSNVYAGFSNASNHTSSPR, encoded by the exons ATGATATCTGATAATAAAATATGTGGATCAAAGTTACTTGTAGCTTTACCTGATGATATATTTGCTGTTGTAACTCGATCTCTCACTCCGAAAGACGTCTTTAACCTCTCCATTTGTTGCCGTAGTCTTTATGCCCTTGCAAGTTCTGATAAAGTCTGGTTAATACAATGTGAATTGCTTGGAGTGATTCCAAATAAAGATCTTATCGAGTGGCGGAAAGGGGTTCATTCTTATAGATCCCTTTGTAGGTTTCTTGTTAATGTGCAGCCATTGATTGGGATTTGGGTTCACCAAAATCCTGAACTTGGCAATGTAGTTTATGTCATGCCTGGTTTCATATCTGTTGTTGGATGTCGAATCATCCCACAAGAACTTGGCCCTTTAGGAATTGAACAAGGCCCTATTCTATGGTCACCTGTGTTTGAAATCATTGGTGATGTTGATGGATCATCTGTTTTTCTTCTTCATGGGAGAGAACGTGAAACTAATTATTTCTATCCAGGTTCACTCAAAGGTGTAGACAGAAGCTGCAACGTATTATTACTTGAGGTTGAACCCCGGAAACTAACGGACGGGGGTAAGTTGGTCCATAGCAAAAGCTTTGTTGGGATTCCAAATCCCATGGATAGAGAATTTTCTAGAAAGATTTGTCCATCTGAACCCGGGGTTTCTAAGTCACAAAGAATTAATGGCCAGAAACCTCCTGTCCCATTCAGTCGTTTGGCATTTAGTGACAGAAGAAAATTGATTGAAACTGTGACCAGTCAGATCCGTGTTGACATGTCACAGCCAGCAGATGGGTTATCTTTTCCTTGCTCAGAAGGGGAAGATTCTAGTAGATTTTGTGAACGTCGATCACGATTAATGCAAATGTACAAGTGTGATCCCAGAGAATCAAATTTGGGTGAAGTTAGAAAGTTTCTTGATGATTCTCAGCATCAATATCGAATCCAGAGTTCAAAAAAGAAATCATTTGTTGGGTATTTTAGGGATAGTTTCAAACAAATCATTGGAAAATCAAGCTCAATTAATGGAAGCCGTGAACATTCAAGAAGTTCTTCAAGCAGTGAAAACAGTAAGTATGTACAATTTCAAGAGTTCTTGCGGTCAGGTGATACAATAGGACTAACTTTGCATGCTTCAACTGCAAGGTTATCTTCTTATAGAGCATGGCCAAATATGCATGATAGCAAATTTGCTTTATACAAATTGCCAGAACAGGAGCCAATAATTGGTCAAGAATATGCTGGTTTATGGGGTGGAACTTTTGGTTGGCCTCCTGGGAGATCTTCTGCTGACAAACCCGGGAAAGCTTTGTTCTTTTTGTTGCTTTCTTATGCAGAATCATCACTGGGTCAGCAAGTTCTCATTGGAACAAAAATCTTGGAAGGGACCCACTATGTTTTGCACCCGAATGGATCTGCTATGTTTATAGCAAATATAAATGAGCCTTCAGCTGAGCCGTTTCCATGGGATTGTGATGGAGAATCAAATTGTCTTGATTTAAAAGAGGCCTTTAGTGGCGAGGGTATCTCAAATGGGTATGGGTTTAGGTATCCAGGTTCTAAGCCGGGCTCGCTCTTTGTGTTTGAAGACGGGATGCTTGTTTTTATGTGGAAAGAATCTAGAGCTGTGTTGACTTTACAAAGGGTGAATTTgcaagatatgttgaaaaaaggTGAAAGGGTACCTCCTCTTCCGCCAATTGCCAACTTTTCGTATTTGACCAAGTCGTATTCAAATGTTTATGCGGGTTTCTCAAACGCCTCGAATCACACATCTTCACCTAG GTAG
- the LOC122605047 gene encoding F-box protein At5g39450 isoform X2, with protein sequence MISDNKICGSKLLVALPDDIFAVVTRSLTPKDVFNLSICCRSLYALASSDKVWLIQCELLGVIPNKDLIEWRKGVHSYRSLCRFLVNVQPLIGIWVHQNPELGNVVYVMPGFISVVGCRIIPQELGPLGIEQGPILWSPVFEIIGDVDGSSVFLLHGRERETNYFYPGSLKGVDRSCNVLLLEVEPRKLTDGGKLVHSKSFVGIPNPMDREFSRKICPSEPGVSKSQRINGQKPPVPFSRLAFSDRRKLIETVTSQIRVDMSQPADGLSFPCSEGEDSSRFCERRSRLMQMYKCDPRESNLGEVRKFLDDSQHQYRIQSSKKKSFVGYFRDSFKQIIGKSSSINGSREHSRSSSSSENSKYVQFQEFLRSGDTIGLTLHASTARLSSYRAWPNMHDSKFALYKLPEQEPIIGQEYAGLWGGTFGWPPGRSSADKPGKALFFLLLSYAESSLGQQVLIGTKILEGTHYVLHPNGSAMFIANINEPSAEPFPWDCDGESNCLDLKEAFSGEGISNGYGFRYPGSKPGSLFVFEDGMLVFMWKESRAVLTLQRVNLQDMLKKGERVPPLPPIANFSYLTKSYSNVYAGFSNASNHTSSPRLVDKFDVACDPTVHRFVDAEPVVHG encoded by the exons ATGATATCTGATAATAAAATATGTGGATCAAAGTTACTTGTAGCTTTACCTGATGATATATTTGCTGTTGTAACTCGATCTCTCACTCCGAAAGACGTCTTTAACCTCTCCATTTGTTGCCGTAGTCTTTATGCCCTTGCAAGTTCTGATAAAGTCTGGTTAATACAATGTGAATTGCTTGGAGTGATTCCAAATAAAGATCTTATCGAGTGGCGGAAAGGGGTTCATTCTTATAGATCCCTTTGTAGGTTTCTTGTTAATGTGCAGCCATTGATTGGGATTTGGGTTCACCAAAATCCTGAACTTGGCAATGTAGTTTATGTCATGCCTGGTTTCATATCTGTTGTTGGATGTCGAATCATCCCACAAGAACTTGGCCCTTTAGGAATTGAACAAGGCCCTATTCTATGGTCACCTGTGTTTGAAATCATTGGTGATGTTGATGGATCATCTGTTTTTCTTCTTCATGGGAGAGAACGTGAAACTAATTATTTCTATCCAGGTTCACTCAAAGGTGTAGACAGAAGCTGCAACGTATTATTACTTGAGGTTGAACCCCGGAAACTAACGGACGGGGGTAAGTTGGTCCATAGCAAAAGCTTTGTTGGGATTCCAAATCCCATGGATAGAGAATTTTCTAGAAAGATTTGTCCATCTGAACCCGGGGTTTCTAAGTCACAAAGAATTAATGGCCAGAAACCTCCTGTCCCATTCAGTCGTTTGGCATTTAGTGACAGAAGAAAATTGATTGAAACTGTGACCAGTCAGATCCGTGTTGACATGTCACAGCCAGCAGATGGGTTATCTTTTCCTTGCTCAGAAGGGGAAGATTCTAGTAGATTTTGTGAACGTCGATCACGATTAATGCAAATGTACAAGTGTGATCCCAGAGAATCAAATTTGGGTGAAGTTAGAAAGTTTCTTGATGATTCTCAGCATCAATATCGAATCCAGAGTTCAAAAAAGAAATCATTTGTTGGGTATTTTAGGGATAGTTTCAAACAAATCATTGGAAAATCAAGCTCAATTAATGGAAGCCGTGAACATTCAAGAAGTTCTTCAAGCAGTGAAAACAGTAAGTATGTACAATTTCAAGAGTTCTTGCGGTCAGGTGATACAATAGGACTAACTTTGCATGCTTCAACTGCAAGGTTATCTTCTTATAGAGCATGGCCAAATATGCATGATAGCAAATTTGCTTTATACAAATTGCCAGAACAGGAGCCAATAATTGGTCAAGAATATGCTGGTTTATGGGGTGGAACTTTTGGTTGGCCTCCTGGGAGATCTTCTGCTGACAAACCCGGGAAAGCTTTGTTCTTTTTGTTGCTTTCTTATGCAGAATCATCACTGGGTCAGCAAGTTCTCATTGGAACAAAAATCTTGGAAGGGACCCACTATGTTTTGCACCCGAATGGATCTGCTATGTTTATAGCAAATATAAATGAGCCTTCAGCTGAGCCGTTTCCATGGGATTGTGATGGAGAATCAAATTGTCTTGATTTAAAAGAGGCCTTTAGTGGCGAGGGTATCTCAAATGGGTATGGGTTTAGGTATCCAGGTTCTAAGCCGGGCTCGCTCTTTGTGTTTGAAGACGGGATGCTTGTTTTTATGTGGAAAGAATCTAGAGCTGTGTTGACTTTACAAAGGGTGAATTTgcaagatatgttgaaaaaaggTGAAAGGGTACCTCCTCTTCCGCCAATTGCCAACTTTTCGTATTTGACCAAGTCGTATTCAAATGTTTATGCGGGTTTCTCAAACGCCTCGAATCACACATCTTCACCTAG GCTcgttgataaatttgatgttgcTTGTGATCCAACTGTACACCGCTTCGTTGATGCCGAGCCTGTTGTACATGGTTAA
- the LOC122605047 gene encoding F-box protein At5g39450 isoform X1 — protein sequence MISDNKICGSKLLVALPDDIFAVVTRSLTPKDVFNLSICCRSLYALASSDKVWLIQCELLGVIPNKDLIEWRKGVHSYRSLCRFLVNVQPLIGIWVHQNPELGNVVYVMPGFISVVGCRIIPQELGPLGIEQGPILWSPVFEIIGDVDGSSVFLLHGRERETNYFYPGSLKGVDRSCNVLLLEVEPRKLTDGGKLVHSKSFVGIPNPMDREFSRKICPSEPGVSKSQRINGQKPPVPFSRLAFSDRRKLIETVTSQIRVDMSQPADGLSFPCSEGEDSSRFCERRSRLMQMYKCDPRESNLGEVRKFLDDSQHQYRIQSSKKKSFVGYFRDSFKQIIGKSSSINGSREHSRSSSSSENSKYVQFQEFLRSGDTIGLTLHASTARLSSYRAWPNMHDSKFALYKLPEQEPIIGQEYAGLWGGTFGWPPGRSSADKPGKALFFLLLSYAESSLGQQVLIGTKILEGTHYVLHPNGSAMFIANINEPSAEPFPWDCDGESNCLDLKEAFSGEGISNGYGFRYPGSKPGSLFVFEDGMLVFMWKESRAVLTLQRVNLQDMLKKGERVPPLPPIANFSYLTKSYSNVYAGFSNASNHTSSPRGLFKEDGVQETSGVIAIRKSLSGIRIGRI from the exons ATGATATCTGATAATAAAATATGTGGATCAAAGTTACTTGTAGCTTTACCTGATGATATATTTGCTGTTGTAACTCGATCTCTCACTCCGAAAGACGTCTTTAACCTCTCCATTTGTTGCCGTAGTCTTTATGCCCTTGCAAGTTCTGATAAAGTCTGGTTAATACAATGTGAATTGCTTGGAGTGATTCCAAATAAAGATCTTATCGAGTGGCGGAAAGGGGTTCATTCTTATAGATCCCTTTGTAGGTTTCTTGTTAATGTGCAGCCATTGATTGGGATTTGGGTTCACCAAAATCCTGAACTTGGCAATGTAGTTTATGTCATGCCTGGTTTCATATCTGTTGTTGGATGTCGAATCATCCCACAAGAACTTGGCCCTTTAGGAATTGAACAAGGCCCTATTCTATGGTCACCTGTGTTTGAAATCATTGGTGATGTTGATGGATCATCTGTTTTTCTTCTTCATGGGAGAGAACGTGAAACTAATTATTTCTATCCAGGTTCACTCAAAGGTGTAGACAGAAGCTGCAACGTATTATTACTTGAGGTTGAACCCCGGAAACTAACGGACGGGGGTAAGTTGGTCCATAGCAAAAGCTTTGTTGGGATTCCAAATCCCATGGATAGAGAATTTTCTAGAAAGATTTGTCCATCTGAACCCGGGGTTTCTAAGTCACAAAGAATTAATGGCCAGAAACCTCCTGTCCCATTCAGTCGTTTGGCATTTAGTGACAGAAGAAAATTGATTGAAACTGTGACCAGTCAGATCCGTGTTGACATGTCACAGCCAGCAGATGGGTTATCTTTTCCTTGCTCAGAAGGGGAAGATTCTAGTAGATTTTGTGAACGTCGATCACGATTAATGCAAATGTACAAGTGTGATCCCAGAGAATCAAATTTGGGTGAAGTTAGAAAGTTTCTTGATGATTCTCAGCATCAATATCGAATCCAGAGTTCAAAAAAGAAATCATTTGTTGGGTATTTTAGGGATAGTTTCAAACAAATCATTGGAAAATCAAGCTCAATTAATGGAAGCCGTGAACATTCAAGAAGTTCTTCAAGCAGTGAAAACAGTAAGTATGTACAATTTCAAGAGTTCTTGCGGTCAGGTGATACAATAGGACTAACTTTGCATGCTTCAACTGCAAGGTTATCTTCTTATAGAGCATGGCCAAATATGCATGATAGCAAATTTGCTTTATACAAATTGCCAGAACAGGAGCCAATAATTGGTCAAGAATATGCTGGTTTATGGGGTGGAACTTTTGGTTGGCCTCCTGGGAGATCTTCTGCTGACAAACCCGGGAAAGCTTTGTTCTTTTTGTTGCTTTCTTATGCAGAATCATCACTGGGTCAGCAAGTTCTCATTGGAACAAAAATCTTGGAAGGGACCCACTATGTTTTGCACCCGAATGGATCTGCTATGTTTATAGCAAATATAAATGAGCCTTCAGCTGAGCCGTTTCCATGGGATTGTGATGGAGAATCAAATTGTCTTGATTTAAAAGAGGCCTTTAGTGGCGAGGGTATCTCAAATGGGTATGGGTTTAGGTATCCAGGTTCTAAGCCGGGCTCGCTCTTTGTGTTTGAAGACGGGATGCTTGTTTTTATGTGGAAAGAATCTAGAGCTGTGTTGACTTTACAAAGGGTGAATTTgcaagatatgttgaaaaaaggTGAAAGGGTACCTCCTCTTCCGCCAATTGCCAACTTTTCGTATTTGACCAAGTCGTATTCAAATGTTTATGCGGGTTTCTCAAACGCCTCGAATCACACATCTTCACCTAG GGGCCTTTTCAAGGAGGATGGGGTTCAAGAAACAAGTGGAGTCATAGCTATCAGAAAATCATTATCTGGGATTCGTATTGGAAGGATATAG